A window from Candidatus Margulisiibacteriota bacterium encodes these proteins:
- a CDS encoding FliH/SctL family protein: MKTGKIIKAEEAVARNLKSVSPVLSSYFTEAMVVEMLQEGEKLALVIKKKEDEMMVKANEHVEQKKQQLNNQMEEIKQKGYQEGYDAGKQEFADKVKDFTLELEQIRLKIGQATEDYLQNVEKQIVSFSLAIAEKITRVTFQNKTEVLVSFIKSLFDQVSIRDSITIKVNPKQYDRINKYKNEFSEYLGVVDLGIQKDSNIDECGVGISMNTGFMDASLQSIFSQLEKNLLNE; this comes from the coding sequence ATGAAGACAGGAAAGATAATCAAAGCAGAAGAGGCAGTTGCTAGAAACTTGAAATCAGTTTCGCCAGTTCTTTCCTCTTATTTTACAGAAGCCATGGTTGTTGAAATGCTTCAAGAAGGTGAAAAGCTGGCCTTGGTTATCAAGAAAAAAGAAGACGAGATGATGGTTAAGGCGAATGAACATGTTGAGCAAAAAAAACAACAATTAAATAATCAAATGGAAGAAATAAAACAAAAGGGATATCAAGAAGGATATGATGCGGGCAAGCAAGAGTTTGCAGATAAAGTAAAAGATTTTACCTTAGAGTTAGAACAAATTAGACTAAAAATCGGGCAAGCAACAGAGGATTATCTCCAAAATGTTGAGAAGCAGATAGTCTCTTTTTCATTAGCAATCGCAGAAAAAATCACGAGAGTTACCTTTCAAAACAAGACAGAAGTTCTAGTGTCTTTTATCAAAAGTCTTTTTGACCAGGTGAGCATCAGAGACAGCATTACAATTAAAGTAAATCCAAAACAATATGATCGAATAAATAAATATAAAAACGAGTTTTCTGAATATTTGGGAGTGGTAGACTTGGGTATCCAGAAAGATTCCAATATTGATGAGTGTGGAGTGGGAATATCTATGAACACTGGTTTTATGGATGCCAGCCTGCAGTCAATTTTTTCTCAGTTAGAGAAAAATTTATTAAATGAGTAG